A region of the Propionispora hippei DSM 15287 genome:
AGTTAAGCGAAGGGGTGGTAAAAACTTCAGAAGTTTTATTGGGAAAACAGAATAATGTAAAGGTCCTTACCTTGCATGTCGGTGATTCTATTCAAGCGTTCAGAGGGCAATTGGAAGCAGAACTCATTTCCCTGCGAACTTGTGAAGGCGTAGTTGTATTAGTGGATATGCTGGGAGGAAGCCCCTATAATGTTGCGTTTTCCTTATTGCAAACATACGATTTTCAATTAATTACCGGGGTGAATTTACCCATGTTATTGCATGTCTTAACTAAGCGGGAAAGTTCCCTGAATGAGGCTGTGCTGGCCTGTGAATGCCTGGAGGCCGCTAAAGAAAGCATCACCCTGTTAAATCGTGATATGATAAAAAAAATGCAGCAAGCTGCAGAGTCGTAGGAGGGAAAAGGCATGGCGCAGATCGTGTTTTCACGGGTAGATGACCGTCTTATCCACGGTCAGGTTGTAACCAGTTGGTTGAATTATAGCGGCGCTAATCACATTATCATTGTTGATGATTTAACCGCGCAGGATGATTTTGTAAAAATGATTTTAAAGGGTGCTGTGCCGCCGGGATACAAAATGACCGTGTTGTCCATTGCGGATATGATAGCGACTTTTGCCGCATTGCCTGAAGATAAAGTGTTTTTATTGGTTAAAACCCCGGCTGTTATTTTAGCCTTGGCGGAGGCCGGTATTGCTATTAAGGAATTAAATGTCGGCGGCATGGGCGGCAATGCGGAGCGGAGTAAATTTTATAAAAATATATCGATGTCGGAAGCGGAGAAAGACTGCATAAAGAAGTTGCTGGAAAAGGGGCTGTCCATCTCCATTCAGGTGATTCCGCAAGATAAAAAAATAAATATTGAAGATCTTTTATAGGAGGCGTTATTGTGGAAATATCGATTATTCAGGCTATATTAATTGGTATTGTATACTATATGGGCACCAACGGGAATCCCTGGCCAACCGTTCTGGGGAGTTATATTATCCGCCAGCCCATCGTGGGCGGGACCCTGGTTGGCTTGATTCTGGGCGATCCTGTGCAAGGTTGTATTATTGGAGCTGCCATTAATTTACCGTATATTGCCTTTATTACCGCCGGCGGGGCTTTGCCCTCCGACGCCGGTTTGGCGGGCACGCTGGGGACCGCGGTTGCGCTGGCCAGTGGCCTTGAGTCGTCTGTGGCGATTGCGATTGCCGTACCGATTGGCTTATTGGGTACGATTATTTGGGTAACCCATATGACTGTGGATGTTACCTTTGTCCATATGGCGGATAAAGCGGCCGAGGAAGGAAATTTGGATAAGATTTGTTTTCTGCATATTATCCCGCCGCAGATTTTTATGTTCATTATTTGCGTAATACCTGTAACCCTGGGGGCCTATTATGGCGGGGATATTATTAAATCCATTATCAATTTATTGCAGGGAACGCCTTTGCACGTAATGAGTATTATCGGCGGCATGCTGCCGGCTTTAGGGATTGCCATGAACATGAGCGCCATGGGACGGAAAGGCACGCTGTTATTCTTTATTCTGGGTTTTGCCATGAGTGTATATTTCAATTTGGGCATTATTGCGGTTGCTATTTTTGCCACCATTATTTCATACTTTCATGCCATGAATATGAAGGAGGTACAGTAAGATGAAGGATGCGGAAACGGTCATGGAGAAGAAGAAACAATTATCAAAGATGGATCTGGTACGCGCTTATTGGATGTGGAACTTTTTTTCTCATTCTAATTACAACTATGAACGGTTACAGGCAACCGGCTTTGTTCAGCATATGGCACCTATTATAAAAAAGTTATATGGCGATGATCCGGAAGAATACAAAGCCTGCATTAAAAGGCATATGCAGTTTTTTAATACGGAACCGTATTTTGGCGGTGTTATCAATGGCATGGTTATAGCCATGGAAGAAGACAAGGCCAATGGCGCGCCGATTAGCGGCGATATGATTAATAGCATTAAAACCGGCTTAATGGGGCCCTTTGCCGGCGTGGGCGATACCATCTGGCAGGGGACGCTTAACCCGATCTTTATTGCCTTTGGCGTTACCCTGGCCAGCACCGGGAACATGATGGGGCCGGTGCTTTACGCGGTCTTAATGTTACTCTGCCTGTGGGGACTGGGCTATTTTATGTTCATGCGGGGTTATACTATGGGCAAGGTAGGGATTAAGCAGCTCATGGAAAGCAATTTGTTAAACCGGATCTTAGTGGCGGCTTCGGCTATGGGGGCTATCACGCTGGGGGCTTTGTCGGCTAATTTTGTCAAGCTATCTACGCCGGTCGTCTTGAATATCGGTCAGTCCCAGATCAATATTCAGGAGAAAATTTTTGATACCTTGATGCCACATATATTACCGCTATTATTGGTTTTAGGCACTTATTGGATGTTAAAAAAGAAAAGAATATCGGCGACCAAATCCATGTTGATTTTAGTGCTTATTGCCATTGCCGGCGGTGTGCTGGGCATCTTTTAAATAATTATTTGTGAATTAAATGGTGCATTTAGCTCTACTACGTTAAGACGGACATTGTAGAGCTAAATTCCTTTATTTTTTCTGACGAGGACGGGAGGATGACTATGAAAGAAAAAGTGGATATTTTGATTTCCGGTGGAACCATCGTTGATCCTAAGAATAATCTTATGGAGCAGCAGGATCTGGCAATTCGGGACGGAAAAATCCTCCCGTTGCAGCCAGCTTGTGACCTGCAGGCTGAACAAGTGATCAATGCCAAGGGCTATCTGATTACGCCTGGTCTCATTGATCATCATGTGCATATTTTTGACGGCGGCTCGGAATATGGCTTTTTTCCGGATTCCGCATTATTGCCGATGGGGGTTACGGCAGCCGTTGATGCAGGCAGTGCCGGAGCCGCCAACTATGAAAGCTTTAGGCAAAATGTCATACTTCGCAGCAAGATGAAGCTGTTTGCCTACCTTAATATATCCTCCATGGGCCAACTGGGCGGGAACTTTCCTGAACAAATCAATCCTCAGTACTATGATCTTCCCCGCATCAGAAGCATGATAAGTAAATTTCCGGAAATATGCGGGTTGAAGCTTCGCTGCGATAAAGCGATCATTGGTGATTGGGGCCAGGTCCCACTCCAGGCAACCCTTGCTATTGCCAGGGAACTGGATACCCGGCTGGTTGTTCATGGCAAGAATCCAGCGCTGCCGCTGGAGACTATTACTGCTCAGCTAGAGGCCGGGGATATTCTCTGCCACTGCTATCAGGGACTGAACAGCACAATACTGGAGCAAGACGGCGGTATCAAGAGCAGCATCCAGGCCGCGAGAACGCATGGCGTGCTGTTTGACAGTGCCGATGCGAAGGGAAACTATGATTATCAGGTACTGATTCCTGCTCTAAAGGAAGGGTTTGGGCCTGATATAATCAGTACGGACTTAACATTATCAACACTCTTTCATCCGCAAATATACGGACTGCCGTTATTGCTGTCGAAATACTTAAATCTGGGACTGCCGTTGCTGGAAGTTATCCGGGCCTGTACGGAAAACCCTGCCCGTATACTGGGGCTGGAAAACCGGCTCGGCACACTGGAAGCGGGGGCAATTGCCGATATTGCCATGTTTGAATTAAAACAGGATGTTGCTGTCGTTTTTGAAAATAAGAATGGAGACTGTTATAATGGAACTCAGGTTCTTGTTCCGCTGATGACCATCCTGGAGGGGAAAATTGTCTATCGGCATATGGAAACTATGTTTCGTTATAGCTGAATTTATGTGAAAATTTAGAAATTACGGCTAAAAATAGATACCGGATAGATGTTTGATGAGAGGTAATCGGTATGGCACGAATAGATAAGATTGTACAATTTTTAAAAGAATATAAAAAAACTAACAAACCCGGAATTAGTGCCCAAAAACTTGCCTTGGAATTGGCTATACAAAGATGCGACGCTTCTCTGGAGCTGAATCGTTTGTTTAAAGAAGGCGTAGTGACCAAGACCGGTACGCGTCCGGTATTATATCAAATCAAAGAAAATATAGAAGAACTAAATATTAAAACGCAGCAGGCCTGCAAAAACAAAAATGAAAAAATTCCTTTTGCCGAAATTATTGGCTATGACGGCAGTATAAAAGCCCAGATTGAACTTGCTAAAGCGGCGATTATTTATCCGCCTTACGGACTACATACATTGATTTTAGGCGAGAGCGGGGTCGGGAAAAATCTTTTGGCTGAGGAAATGTGGGCTTATGCCAATCAATGCTGGAAGAAAAAAGAAAAGGATGAGATTCCTTTTGTGCAGTTTTGCTGTGCCGATTATGCCGCCAATGAACAACTTTTATTAGCGCAGCTATTCGGTTATGTGAAAGGTGCCTTTACCGGTGCCGATGAGGACCGGGACGGAATTGTCGAGCGGGCGCAAGGCGGGATTTTATTTCTTGATGAGATTCACCGGCTGCCGCCGACAGGCCAGGAGCTTTTATTTATGTTAATTGACAAGGGCGTTTACCGGCGCTTGGGGGAAACCCAGGAGCGGCGCAAAGGGCAACTGATGATTATCGGTGCAACGTCGGAAGACGTATCTAGCTCTTTATTAATGACTTTTCGCCGGCGGATTCCGGTACAGATCAGCTTGCCGCGCATCAGTGAGCGGCCGATCCGCGAGCGGGTGAATATTATTGTGCATTTTGTCCGGCAGGAAGCCAGGCGCTTGGGTATATCAATATTTATTGAGGGCAGGGTTCTGGAAATTTTTGCGAATTACCATTGTCCTGCCAATATCGGTGAATTGCGTAACGATGTCTTATTGTGTTGCGCAAAAAGTTACCTGGAGTATTCCACAGCTTCGGAACAGTATTTGCAATTAAGAGAAAAAAATATTCCCCAGCGCATTTTTTCATTAGTGACAAGACAATCGGTGTTGGATACGGCGGTTACTAAGCTGTTTAAAGAGGGCATTCTCATTAAAGCAGACAGTCTGTTGCTGCAGTCTGAGCAGGATAATGTCCATGATTTTCATATTGATTTTTATAAATACATTGACCGCAAGATGGAATATTACCGGCAACTCGGAATATCGGACGAAGAGATTACCATCAAGGCCCGGCAGGATCTGGAAAAGTATTTTAGTTCTATCGATCAAATTTTACGGAAAACCAATTCTGTGGATATGCCCGCCAGTATTATTGAAGCCCCTGTCTGGGAGATTGCCAATGCGCTGGTGAATGATGCGGCGGAATGTCTTGACCGTAGCTATAGTAAAAACACGCTTATGGCACTGGCCTGGCATTTGCAGCAATTTAAGGAACGGTCCGCCTCGGGACGGTCCATTTATAATCCTGATTTAACAAATATAAAACAAAAGCACAGTTCGGCGTTTAAGATTGCCGAAAAACACAAAGAGAGTATAGAAAAGAAGCTCGGTACGATAATACCCGAGGATGAACTTGGCTTTTTAACCATGTTCTTAATTCACGGGGGAGAAGACTACGGGCAGGCCCATGCCGGTATTGTTGTTGTTGCCCACGGCCGGGGTGTTGCCCAGCATATGGCGGAACTGGCTAATAATCTGTTGGGTATGGACCGGATAAAATATTACGAGATTCCCCTGAACCGCAGTAACATGCAAACGGTGGGAGATCTCCGCACGATTATCAGGAAGATTGATGAGGGACTGGGCGTCGTTTTAATTGTGGACATGGGATTTCTCGTGACGATGGAAGACACCTTATGTCAGGAAACAGGCGTACAGGTACGGGTGATCCCCAACCTGACGACCGCCTTGCTCCTCGAAGCGGGAAGACGCTTATTTACCACCACTGTAAATAATTTGGACGATGCAGTAAAAGCTATTTATGATGCTTACGATGACTATACCATGACGATCAGGCAGCGTCATCAATATGGTAAGCTTGCCAATGTGGAAAAAGTCGAACCCAAGGTGGTACTGCTGGTTTGCGCCACCGGGCAGGGCGTGGCCAAGAAGCTGCAGGAAATTTTAGTAGCCGAAATTCCGGAAGTGAGCAACCTGCAATTCAAGATGGCCAGTGCCGCAGAAGATATTAAAGCAATGCTTCAGACAACCGAACTAAAAGTAAATTTAATTATCGGCAGCTTTAATCCGGAGGTCCCGGACGTTCCTTTTGTACCTGCCGGGGAACTTTTTAGTCATGACGGTATAAGGAAAATAAAGAGTATTTTGCAAAGCCGTCAGCCGGCAAGGTATGAGCTGGCGAATGAAAGTCAAGTGTCTAAGAGCGTTTACAAACTGTTGGAAGAGCAGCTTGGCAAATTTATTAAGAGATTGCCCTTGTATAAGGTAGCGGATGTATGCAAGGAACTGGTGGAAAAAATATCGAGTGCGTTCTTTCAGGGCGCTATGGAACAAGATGTAATTATCCGGACTTATTTACATGCGGCGTGTATGTTTGACCGGGCTTATGCCCAGGAGGCGTTATTAGAGCCGCAATGGAGTAAGGAGATACAAACCGAACGGGAGCAGGATTTTAAATGTTTGGAAAAAATCATACAAGAAAGTGCTGCTCAATTGTCACTGGAGGCTCCGGTTGGTGAGGTATGTTACTTTTTGAGCAGTTTGCCTGGCGGGAAAAATAATAACTTTAAGGTAGGCAAAAAATGAATTTTACGGGAATCACGCTGGGTTGCGCCGCAGTTTACAAGGGAAAGTCTTAGTTGGCGGATTGTCGGTTCCGTTAATTCCAGTTTCCTGTCATCGTTACTTGAACACTCTCTAAGGTCATTCATCATAAGGAGGAACTATGTCCAAAGATAAAGTAATTGCCAAAATGAAAGAAATTTTCCGGGAAGTGCCCTATGGGATCGACCATACGCTCCAAGTGCTGCAGGATGCGGAACTCATCATGGAGGGGGAAGGTATTGGGGCGTCTGAACGAGAGCTGATTTCTGTTGTTGCCATTTTGCATGATATAGGGGCCGTGGAAGCGCAACGCAAGTATGGGTCGATGGAAGCCATTTATCAGGAAAAAGAGGGACCGACGATTGCCAGGCGTATATTGGAAGAGCTTCACTATGACTCCCGGTTTATTGAGCGGGTCTGCCACATTATTTCGTTTCATCATACACCGGCTAAAATTGACGGGTTGGATTTTCAGATACAATGGGAGGCCGACCTATTAGCCAATCTTGCCTATATGGATATTAGAAACGACAAAGAGCAGCTCCGGCAGTACATTGAGGAGCAGTTCAAGACCGCCACAGGCAAAGCCTTGGCACTAGAACGGTTTATGTAAAAAATAGAATAAAAGCTGCCGGATGCTTGGCAATGAATAGATTCCACGAAACTTCGCGGGGTTATTCAGGCAGCCTGTATAGACTGGTTTCCGCCCGGTGACAGGCCTGCAGCGGGGGATGGCTGAATGATGCCCGATAGAGACAGTGACGAGAGAAGTAGCGCAGGGGCTGGTACGTATGACTTGGAAAAATCACACGTACCAGCCCCTGCGTAGTTTAAAGATGATATAATACAAATATAATGTAGTTTCGAACTTCTCTTGATGAAATCGTTCCCCAGGTTAATTTAAGCCGGGCAGGTGATGTTATGGGAATGGCAGCTTATTACCGTTCGCAGCAATTGGAAATAATACATCTTAAAGACTGGCAGATAACCTACCACGAGCATAATCATGTATCGATATATACGATCGGCTTTGTCCTGGCGGGAGCTGTTACTCTTATCTGTGAAGAGCAGGCTGTTGCCGTTCAACCCGGGCACTTTTTTATCATCAAACCTTATCAGATGCATGCGCTGCTATTACCTTCTGTTTATAATATGATAGCGGTCTGCCTGCCGAAAGAGCTTATGGAACAGCACAATGCCAACAGTCTGCGGGAAATACTTTCCCAGAATATTGCCCGCTTAGACCTGTCCATTAAAGCTACATGCCTGGAGACGGCAGTTGGCGCGCTTTACCAAGGTGAGCCGCCCCTGAGTTTAGACGGTGATCTGCTGGCCAGTGTCAAGCATTTGCGGCTAAACCCTGAAAACAACAGCACCATACAAAACATGGCCGACAGTATGTATTTCAGCAAATATTATTACATTAAACGGTTTAAGCAGAAGCTGGGGATGACTCCGCATCAATTTCAGCTACAAAATAAGGTTCGCAAGGCGCAGCGGATGCTGGAAAACGGTAAGCCGTTGACCGTGATTGCTGCTGACCTGGGCTTTTACGACCAAAGTCATTTTATTAAATGTTTTAAACAGATCATCGGCCTGACTCCTGCCGTATATAGGCAAGCGGTTAGCCGGTTACCTTAACTTGCTTAACATAATGCGGGGATGAACTTGGCGAACAGGCACAGCCCGTCCGGCCCGGCCGTAACTTCATGCTCGCTGCCGGCCGGAAAGATAGAAATAGTTCCCGGCTCATAGGGCAGTTCCTGTCCCGCATTGACGCATACACCGCCAC
Encoded here:
- a CDS encoding sigma-54-dependent transcriptional regulator, translated to MARIDKIVQFLKEYKKTNKPGISAQKLALELAIQRCDASLELNRLFKEGVVTKTGTRPVLYQIKENIEELNIKTQQACKNKNEKIPFAEIIGYDGSIKAQIELAKAAIIYPPYGLHTLILGESGVGKNLLAEEMWAYANQCWKKKEKDEIPFVQFCCADYAANEQLLLAQLFGYVKGAFTGADEDRDGIVERAQGGILFLDEIHRLPPTGQELLFMLIDKGVYRRLGETQERRKGQLMIIGATSEDVSSSLLMTFRRRIPVQISLPRISERPIRERVNIIVHFVRQEARRLGISIFIEGRVLEIFANYHCPANIGELRNDVLLCCAKSYLEYSTASEQYLQLREKNIPQRIFSLVTRQSVLDTAVTKLFKEGILIKADSLLLQSEQDNVHDFHIDFYKYIDRKMEYYRQLGISDEEITIKARQDLEKYFSSIDQILRKTNSVDMPASIIEAPVWEIANALVNDAAECLDRSYSKNTLMALAWHLQQFKERSASGRSIYNPDLTNIKQKHSSAFKIAEKHKESIEKKLGTIIPEDELGFLTMFLIHGGEDYGQAHAGIVVVAHGRGVAQHMAELANNLLGMDRIKYYEIPLNRSNMQTVGDLRTIIRKIDEGLGVVLIVDMGFLVTMEDTLCQETGVQVRVIPNLTTALLLEAGRRLFTTTVNNLDDAVKAIYDAYDDYTMTIRQRHQYGKLANVEKVEPKVVLLVCATGQGVAKKLQEILVAEIPEVSNLQFKMASAAEDIKAMLQTTELKVNLIIGSFNPEVPDVPFVPAGELFSHDGIRKIKSILQSRQPARYELANESQVSKSVYKLLEEQLGKFIKRLPLYKVADVCKELVEKISSAFFQGAMEQDVIIRTYLHAACMFDRAYAQEALLEPQWSKEIQTEREQDFKCLEKIIQESAAQLSLEAPVGEVCYFLSSLPGGKNNNFKVGKK
- a CDS encoding PTS system mannose/fructose/sorbose family transporter subunit IID, which gives rise to MKDAETVMEKKKQLSKMDLVRAYWMWNFFSHSNYNYERLQATGFVQHMAPIIKKLYGDDPEEYKACIKRHMQFFNTEPYFGGVINGMVIAMEEDKANGAPISGDMINSIKTGLMGPFAGVGDTIWQGTLNPIFIAFGVTLASTGNMMGPVLYAVLMLLCLWGLGYFMFMRGYTMGKVGIKQLMESNLLNRILVAASAMGAITLGALSANFVKLSTPVVLNIGQSQINIQEKIFDTLMPHILPLLLVLGTYWMLKKKRISATKSMLILVLIAIAGGVLGIF
- a CDS encoding amidohydrolase family protein — protein: MKEKVDILISGGTIVDPKNNLMEQQDLAIRDGKILPLQPACDLQAEQVINAKGYLITPGLIDHHVHIFDGGSEYGFFPDSALLPMGVTAAVDAGSAGAANYESFRQNVILRSKMKLFAYLNISSMGQLGGNFPEQINPQYYDLPRIRSMISKFPEICGLKLRCDKAIIGDWGQVPLQATLAIARELDTRLVVHGKNPALPLETITAQLEAGDILCHCYQGLNSTILEQDGGIKSSIQAARTHGVLFDSADAKGNYDYQVLIPALKEGFGPDIISTDLTLSTLFHPQIYGLPLLLSKYLNLGLPLLEVIRACTENPARILGLENRLGTLEAGAIADIAMFELKQDVAVVFENKNGDCYNGTQVLVPLMTILEGKIVYRHMETMFRYS
- a CDS encoding helix-turn-helix domain-containing protein, which gives rise to MGMAAYYRSQQLEIIHLKDWQITYHEHNHVSIYTIGFVLAGAVTLICEEQAVAVQPGHFFIIKPYQMHALLLPSVYNMIAVCLPKELMEQHNANSLREILSQNIARLDLSIKATCLETAVGALYQGEPPLSLDGDLLASVKHLRLNPENNSTIQNMADSMYFSKYYYIKRFKQKLGMTPHQFQLQNKVRKAQRMLENGKPLTVIAADLGFYDQSHFIKCFKQIIGLTPAVYRQAVSRLP
- a CDS encoding PTS mannose/fructose/sorbose/N-acetylgalactosamine transporter subunit IIC, which codes for MEISIIQAILIGIVYYMGTNGNPWPTVLGSYIIRQPIVGGTLVGLILGDPVQGCIIGAAINLPYIAFITAGGALPSDAGLAGTLGTAVALASGLESSVAIAIAVPIGLLGTIIWVTHMTVDVTFVHMADKAAEEGNLDKICFLHIIPPQIFMFIICVIPVTLGAYYGGDIIKSIINLLQGTPLHVMSIIGGMLPALGIAMNMSAMGRKGTLLFFILGFAMSVYFNLGIIAVAIFATIISYFHAMNMKEVQ
- a CDS encoding PTS sugar transporter subunit IIB; translated protein: MAQIVFSRVDDRLIHGQVVTSWLNYSGANHIIIVDDLTAQDDFVKMILKGAVPPGYKMTVLSIADMIATFAALPEDKVFLLVKTPAVILALAEAGIAIKELNVGGMGGNAERSKFYKNISMSEAEKDCIKKLLEKGLSISIQVIPQDKKINIEDLL
- a CDS encoding HD domain-containing protein; its protein translation is MSKDKVIAKMKEIFREVPYGIDHTLQVLQDAELIMEGEGIGASERELISVVAILHDIGAVEAQRKYGSMEAIYQEKEGPTIARRILEELHYDSRFIERVCHIISFHHTPAKIDGLDFQIQWEADLLANLAYMDIRNDKEQLRQYIEEQFKTATGKALALERFM
- a CDS encoding PTS sugar transporter subunit IIA, which codes for MVGVIIATHSELSEGVVKTSEVLLGKQNNVKVLTLHVGDSIQAFRGQLEAELISLRTCEGVVVLVDMLGGSPYNVAFSLLQTYDFQLITGVNLPMLLHVLTKRESSLNEAVLACECLEAAKESITLLNRDMIKKMQQAAES